The Spirosoma oryzicola region CGATTCTGGATCTAAACGGCACAATCGAAAAGCTGAAGACAGATAACGAAGTCGCTGTAAATGCCGTCCGTTCGGAGTATGACCAGAAGCTGTACTTCAACTCGCTGGCTAACAAAGTAATCGCCCGTGCCGACGTAACCGATTACGCTAAAGCAAAAGAGGGTAAGCGGGTTATCACGGATTTACAGGAAACAATTGAAGCGGCAGGCGGAGTACTGGACTTCAAAACGGGCAATGTCATGCAGAAAGCGGACCCAACGGCTCAACTTTTTATTGACAATAAACCCGCTACGGTTGATTCGATGCTGACCAAAACGCTGACGGAGAATGAATACATCAAAAAGTCAGAACCCGCAGGATCGACAACCATTACAACAGCGGGTGGCAATGATGGTAAGCCGGCGCAAATTGGCTCTGGCATCTTGAAGACGATTCAGCAGGCGACTGAACAGTCGAAAGCAAGCTAAAATTAGATAGTAAAAGTCCGTACCGGTCGGCTACCGGGACTAACTAACAACAACTACAATGAACTTAGGAATTGCAGGAATTGCGCCGGTTGCTTTGGCTCTGACATTGGCCAACGGTAAGCGGTTTAAAAACTACGGCTTTTTGCAGGCAGCCCGGTCACCACAATTGGCCGCTCTGATTGCTGAGCTAAACCCACAAACGGCCCGCGCTGATGGGCGTTATTCGTCGGTAAAAGAAAACGGCAAGCCTAAAGCAGTCGTAAAGCTCAACTATCGCCCGCAGATTAATGCGACACCATTAACCGAGCGTACTGTTACTACAGGCGCAGGTCCGGTTGAAGATCAGTCCATTGATGTGCCGTTTAACGTTCACCGCGAATTGCCCTTAACTTACGAAACGACAGACATTATCCGTCTGGCCAAGGAAACCGAAGAGTATCTGAAGCGGGCAAATGCAAACCAGTTTGCGGTAAGCCTGAGTGATTTTAAGATGCTCTCAGATATGGGTGATCAGATTCTTCGTCGAACTGATGCGGTACTAGCGAGCGTAAACACTGCGGTTGGTACGGCTATGTTAGCTGGCGCAGGCGGAAACCTGATGATCGGCTCGACTTCCCCCGCAAACATGGCAGTTCAACCAATCACAGCCTTTAAATCTGACGGCTCGCTGAGTCTTGATCCGTTTGATTTCTTCGCTGAGTTGAAGCAAACTCACCATTTCGAAGGTAAGCCTATCGTTATTGGTGCAAAGAAATTCGCTAAATGGCTACGTCGTAAGGGCATAGCAACGGCGGCTGATTTAGGTTACGATTATGCAGCGGCATTCGCTGAACTGGATATCGAAGGCTATTTCGATGAGGATGCGGATACCATCTTGGGGCCGGACGAAATCTTGATTATCGATCCAGGCGCGGCCTGCATGGAAACGATTCTAGAGCATAGACTCTATGATCAAGGGGGTGTAATTCCTGGCAATAAAGTAGCGAACACAACCTACGGAACGGCTTCATTCAATATTGCCCAGACGAATGCCGAAACCTTCCAGATGGATATCGATATGCGGGTTCGGGAAGAGGATACGGCCTACCCACGTTTTACGATCACGCCATCTATGCACTTCGGCGTATTCACCCGTCCGGCTGGCTACCACAAAAACTACGGCGGATGGGAAACCCACACCGGTATTTTCCGCGCCAAGCTCGTTCAGGCTTCCTAAGCATCAGGAGTAGCGAATCCGTCCAAACCCCGATTCCGGTTCACAGAATCGGGGTTTTTCTATTCACATCATGAAAAAACTATTGGCCGTACTCCCCGTACTGCTCGCTTTGTCGGCAGCTACGGTAAGGCCCACTCTGTCATTTCGATCACAATCGGATAGTCTGCCCGCTGGCACAAGAATCAGCTTTGAGATTGCCGTACCAGGCGATCCGACACCTACGAAGTTTAGCTACGTCGTTCCCGCTCCAGCTGACAAGCCAACCCCTTCGCCGGTTGTTGTTCCCGACAAAAACAGCTTATCGGTTGCCCAGGTCATCAGCGGCCAGTCAGCCCGCGTCGGCGAACCGTTCAGCTTTGTTATTCCCGTAGGTACCTTCTCCGGCAATGTAACGGGCGTTGATGTATCGGATTTGCCCGCTGGTTTGCGGTATGATTCCAAGACTCGTACGATATCGGGAACGCCAACCAAAGCCGACAAGCGAACGGTTACCGTTACCGCGTCAGACGGCACCCGCATTGTCCAAACAAGTTTCTCGCTCAGCTTTTCAGCGAAAGACGTTCCGATTATTGATACGCCAATTCCAGACGATAAGCAATCGACGGGTGTACCAACTATTCCACCGATTCCTGTATCGGGTTTGGCGCAGCGCTACCCGGTTGCTTTTAATTTCTCCAGTTCGCCCAACCGGATCAATCGGATGCAAGCTCCGCTATCACCCGAATACCGCGACGGCTGGAAAATGAAGCAAACCGAGATTGTGACGGGTGGCAACGGCGGCATTATCGAAACGCCCGACGAACTTCGGAAGCGGGGCCAAAACTGGTTCAATGCCTGTTGGTTCTACTGCCGGGATGATCGCCCGTACGGGTTACCGAAAAGTACCGATAACCTGTTTTACGAATACACCGGTAACTATTGGGGCCCATATCATCAAAACGCATATTTGGCAGTTGTCACAGACTTAACCAAGATCGGTAACGACTGTATTCTCCGACTAGCCGGTTGGAACAGCGTACCCGAAAACGGCCTGATTGACGGCGTTGCCACGGTCAAAGAGGCACATTTTAACATTGAATACAACTGGTTTTTGCCCTCAGACTGGGAAAAGTTAAACGGGGATCAGCGAAATGTACGCTACTTCAACTACGCAATTAATCAAACGGAGAGCCTGCAAGAAACCTATAACCGGGGTGGTATTGAAGCGATTGTATCAGCTCAGCATCAGAAGTTTCGCAATATCATTGCCTTGTCGGTTCTGTATCTCAATCGCAATAACAACGGGATGAAAGCCTTTTATGGGGATTTCTGGGGCCTGTCACGCTACCACGATTTAGCCAACTGGAACGAACCTGTATCGGCAACCGAGCTACTGACCAGGGATGTAAACGACCACGGCTTATTCCCTTACGCCAACGAGGAGGCCAATGCGGGTACGATATCGCTCAACAATGGGCAGAGCTTTTACGTATCGGGCAATCTCAACGCGATGCAGATGCGCCGGAACTGCTATAACTACGAATGGAATGTCTTTATGAGTTACAAAGACTTTCAGGACTACTTCGCCGTCACAAAAGATGCGCCCGCCGAGCAGAAAGACATTCGCAAGTGGCATTCCAAGATGCGGCCAAACCTGACGCGTCCCTACGATATGGCGTACCATATTTTGCTCGATAAGACCATTGCTGCAAAGAAAGGCTGGTCCGACTACAAAGAGTACTGGCAAAACGAGCACATTTACGAGCATCAGATCATTGTTCCCGATTGGCCAGGCGAACCCTGGAAGGCCGCGCAGGGAGCCTGGGTACCGTGGACACTCTATGACGGAAATACAGCGAACTCACCAACCAAAATACCCCTGCACCCCGAAGTGCAAACCAATCTGGTTTTCCTGTCCCGGATGCACTACGACGGCAAGTTTACCTGGGGTAACGGATGCTGCTCGCGTTTGAATCCTGATGGTATGTACGGCGAGAACTTGAACGGTAGTGTGCATTCTGTCAGCCGGGAAGCGGAGCAATCGGCATTGTCGGAGATTAACCAGTACAACGAAACTGTATTCACCGCCGACAAGCGGCAACATATTGGCGATATACCCGTTTTGACGCCGAGCGGCCAGTACGTAACTGGCGATCCGAGTGTACTACTTCGGGCTAATGCCCCACTGGTAACGGGTGTCGATAGCCCGTCGACAGGCTGGGAGTTGTACTACATCTATTATCCGAATCAAAGCCGCGACGGACAAACGACTGTTCGCTGGAAATCGCCGGTTGATGGCGCAGAGCTTTCCGGCGTAGCGACCGGATGGGGCGGCACCTTGTACGCCCGCAAACGCTAATTCCGTACCCACCGTAACGAAGTACACCGTAACATACTCAACCTGTCCAAATGGATAAACTAATTGACTTTCTGGGGCGGGATACGTTCATTATTGCCGTGCTGTTTATCGCCGTCAACATTCGGGCCGGAAAGCCCGAAAAGGTACCTATACTGGATGGATTAACCTTGTCGTTTACCCCGTTTTTCGTTGTGCTCTGTCTGTTGTACCTGTTCGAATTTGGCCTTGGCTTGTTTGGATTAGAGCTACCCGCCAAAGTGCTAGGAGCCACGGCGGGCGTATTTGGCTATCTGGGTAATAGCTGGCTGGTTGGTCTGGCCAAGAATGGGGAACGCATCGAAGAGGGCGGCAGTCTCGAAGCCTTAGCAGGGCTTATTAAATCAGTAATCAACTTCTTTAAAAAAACAGACTAGCTATGTGGATTGTCATCGCGCAGTTTATATGCCTTGCCGCAGCCATTGGCTTGCTGGCTATTATGTATGACCTAGACCACGCAACGCCGTGGTATGTTCGGTACGGGCTACTCGCCCTATCCGTTGCTTTTATCGGCGCATTTGGCGCTAGTTTCCGGAATCCAAGCGTATATGAACATGCGGCAGCTATTGCCTTTACCGGCGTCGGCGTAATGGTTATCGCTATTGTTTTCTATCTGGTAGCGGCCAAAACCATCAAACCGGGCGTACTAAAAGTGTCGGGCGGGGCTTTTCTAATCGCAGCCTTACTATGGACTGTTGGTAGCTGCTCGGATATCAAGCGTCAGCAGTTGCAAATGGAGCATTCAACCGATACGACGCGCGTTCAATCCGATACGTCAACTCACTACTAACATGAACATCCCCGCAAACATACTAACTATTGTACTACTGGTTCTACTGGTTGGTGTATCGGTGTGGGGTGTTCAGAACTGTTCGGGAAAGCAGGATGCAGCGAAAGCCGCGTCCGAGCTACGTTACGAGAAAAAGTTGGACAGTCTGCTACTTCTCAACCGGGCATTGTCCAGCGAGAAAGATGTATCTGCTTTGAAAGAACAAAACGCCAAAGCCGCTGAACAGGCGCAGCGCGACGAGCATAACCGGGCGGATCGCGACAACCAAACGGCGCTTATGGTCGCCATGATGAACCGGCCTAGTCAGGATATTATGGCGCTTCGTGGACTCATCGAAAACGGATTTCTGAGCCGGGAGCGATACGCCGACACGTCGTCCGTTGTCCGTAAAGATTCGGGCTTCACGGCGGCTGTTGCTGTGCAGGGAAAAGTGCTGAGTGATACCCGCGAAGAGGTTCAAAAAATGGGGATTGCGCTCCGGCAGACGCAGCAGCAAATGTCCGGCCTGGAAGAGATTCTTAATAAACAGGACAAAGGAATCAGCAACGCCCAACTGTATATACAGGACCGGATCGACGAGCGGGGTTTGTTTCGCGCAAAAAGTAAAAAGCAGTTCAAAGAAGCCAACCGGATGCTGAACGATATCCGGCGCTATAGACCGTAATTTGTATGAGCACTGAACTTATTAATAAGGCACTCGCTGTTGCTGCTTCGCAGGTTGGCGTCACCGAGAAGCCACTAAACAGCAACCGGGGGCCGCAAGTTGATTTGTATTTGCAGTCGGTCGGTATTTACGGGCCGGCGAGCTGGTGCGCAGCTTTTGTTCACTGGTGTTTTTTGCAGGCCGCAAAAGAGCTTGGTATTGATAACCCACTGGTGAAGACGGGCGGCTGTTGGGATCATTGGCGGAAATGCGAAAGCAAGGGAGCCAAACGCTACACGGCGGCTCAGGTAGCCAAAAATCCGAAGTTACTGAAGCCAGGTTTACTGTTTGTGATGGACTTTGGGAAGGGAGCCGGACACACGGGGTTTGTTCTGGCGATTGACGGAAAACGGATTGTAACGATAGAGGGCAACACAAATACAGACGGGAGCCGAAACGGAATTGGTGTATTCAAGCGAAGCCGTAGTATTGCGTCGATCAATCTTGGTTTTATTGATTACTCAGGTGATTAATTGGGTTTAGGAGTAATACAGAAAACGCCCGGTCGTATTGATCGGGCGTTTCTTTATTTAAGCTTAAGCCAACGTTCTCCGTTTATATCAATGGCCTTCTTTGCGTTGGCTACGCTTTTGTATGTTCCTAATACATGCGCCGTTTGCGGGTGTATTATCTGATAGGCTTCTTTAGGTACGCCCTTAGCTAGAACCTCCTTCGTGTTGATCGTATACCCCTTATAGTCCATAATTGCCTAATCCTATTAATGGCTGACGGATACAGCGATGTATATAAAGCGATTAAGCCCATAAATGTGTAATTATATAAGCGAACGGTCTAATTATCCTGTGCAGCGCCTGGGTAAAACGTTTCGGTTGATTCGTGCTGGTAATCAATCAGCATCTGAATGTACTTGAGATCGCCGGGTTTATCAATGCCGAGTGACAGTCTATGAAAGTAGAAACCCGACTCGCTCAGATAGCCGTGAAAGCCTCGGTAATTGTACCGACCTTCCTTTCCTCGGTCGGGCATAAAACCAAGCTGTAGTAACTGTTCTTCGGTGATTGCCATTCAGGTTGTTGTTTACGTACAACAAAGGTAAGACAGTGAATAAAAAAGCCGACCCGTTAGAAAGGAGTCGGCTTTGTGATTAGAACGGCAAATCGTCGTCCACATAAACAGGCTTCGGCTTTGGCACTTCGGGCAATTGCCCAAAATCAAGATGCTCACGCCGTCGCTGGTACTCATTGATGCAGTAGCGTTTTAGCCGATGCGCCGTTATGATTAGTCCCATTTGCGAATTAGAAAACCGGCGCGTTCGCCACAGTCGCCGGAACGATGCTTTGTCAAATAGCCAGAATAGCCAGAAGTGCGCTTCGGTTGTCCAGGCAGAGGACACAAAATCTTTGTAGCCTTGAATCTGATTTTCCTTGTCTACCCGGTACTGAACAGGAATACTTTCGGGGTGATCGTAGGTCATGAACGGTTGATGGAAAACGTACGGCCCAAACTTGACCCGGTTCAGAACCGTAAACTTTGGGCTGATGTACCAACCGCGCCAACACCGGTTGCAGGTATCATACCACTTCTCGCCACTCTGCCAGTAATAGCCGGTGTAGATTCCGGTACCGTCGCAGGTCCAACATTTCTTACCGGGAATAATCTGGATATCGTTGCCGGCTGGTTTGCCGTAGTAATCCAAGATTCGCTTTTTGATTGCGTAGAACGGATCTTTGTATTCGGGCTGTTTGTTGGCGTGATGCAGTAACCAGGAAAGGATAAGGGTTTTCATGTTCGTGCAATTAATTGACGTTTTTTGCAATTTTGGACCCGATTTTCGCTGTTTTCGCCCGCTTTTCGGCAATTTTTCCCACATCTGGGAAATTGTTAGGCTTCTCGATCCGCTCGAATTCGTACACCCAAACGAACGGGTTTTCGTCCCATGAGCCATTGCCATTGATCTTTTCCCATAGCTTTTGATAGGTCGTTGCGGGGGATATGCTGTAGATATCTGACCCAGCAACCTCGTAATGATAATGCGTACCGTCATTTAATTTATCTACGACGGTTATCCCCTCAGCAATGGCATCCGCTTCGCTGATATCCTGTAACCGCTCAACCCGAATACTCGTAACTTTTAAGAATATACGCGCTGCTTCGGCGGGCATGAACAGCGATGGTTTCCAGTGGTAGACAGACCATTGATCTTTCGGGCAGTCAGCACGGTAAGAAAATCTAGGTTCGCTCTCCGGATCCTCTGGGTCGTAATCAGAGCAAGCGTAGTCTTCAGCATCTAGAAACGTTTCGCGAACCCATAGCACATCACCTATCTGATAAGGAACCTTAACATCGGCGATCATTGGATCGGCAGCCGGATCGGATAATGTTCGATTATCTATCCAGAACCGAGCGTGTGATTGATCTACGATCAGTGCAGAAAACTTCGCTTCGCTTTCAGGTTGAGGCTTTACGAGTCGGCGCGTCTGGGTTTTGGTTCCGGCTAACAAGGCTTGAACCATCAATGTAGAAAACAGGATTGGACGGAATTTCATACGTGTTTTGAGTTATGTCAACCCGCAGCGGACCACGGGTTGACGGGTTGGAGTTAGGAGAATGCACAGACTTCGCAAGGGTTAGAGTCGTGTCCCAACTCGTCGCGCTCAATGCCGAATTCGGTGTAAAATTTATCCGCATCACGGCCCCAGTAGGCATTGAGTTCATTGCTCAGCTCGACTGCTTTAGCGAAGTAGTCTGGATAGTACTTCTCCACATGGCGCAACTGAGCAATGTGCATATTCTTGTAGGGCAGGCAGTTATTATGTGAGAAGAGACGTTTCCCCTTTTCGTCAAGAATCTTGTAAATGGCCGGGTACCAGCCTATTTCCTGCTCAACTATCGCAAAGCAATCGTCGTTACTCAGATTCAGAATCGGAAACCCTTTGTAGTACGCCAGATTCGGGTCTTTGCTGTACATAGTATCAGCCCGCTTCTTTTCTTCCCGGACGTAGCCAACTAAGTCTAATTGAATCTGATGTTCGACCATATACGAATACATGGGTTCTATTTTAAGCTTCTCTGTGCAGAACGCCCGTGTCGGATGCGGTATAAGTCGAATACTCCGAAAGAAGTCCAGCACTGAGTAATTGATCTGTTCGTAGTGCACATTCCCAAAGTGCCGTTTGGCGTACTCAACACCCGCATGAACGAACACTTCGGTATCAGGTGAGTGCTCGACAATATGCGAGTAAAACAGATGCAGTTCAGCGGGCTTTTTCTCGTCTGGCAATGCCGCCAGCATGCACAGCAAGGCCATTGAATTGATGCCACCTGACAAACCGATCAAAACACGGAGGTCCGAGTAATCTTCCGATTCAACAACGTGAACCGCCGTTTTCCGGTCGAAAAGTTCTAGTTGATTGCTCATAGCGGAAACTGTTGAACTTGTAAATAGGCAGGCCACTCGGTCGGATCGGTCGCATGACGCGCTTTGAAACCGTACTGTTTCTGTAAGCTGGTCCCGAGCTGTTTCACCCAACACGACGTACCCGCTTTGTGGCAATCGTCAACGACCTGTAAAATCCATTCGATCTGACAGGGTCGGTAGCGATACTGTCCGTTTTCGTTACCCGATTCCCCGCCGACGATAACCCAGGCCAAACCTCCGTCTGCCGCGCCGAGGTATTTGGAGATATCTACTTTCTCAAGCAGCGGTTCAATCGAAACAAAGTGAACATTGGCCGGAACAGACAACAGAATCGGTACCCGCTTGTCGATGGTGTGCTGATAGCCTGCCGATACACCGAGCCAAACGTTCGCAGGCGGTATACCCCGTAGCCATTCGCCAAGCCAGTAAGCCAGGCTAAGCATACCGCTGTTGTTGCTCCCCTGATTCATCGCCTGCTCGTAGGCCAGCTCCAGCGCCAGCCGAATCCGACCGGGGCGTTTGGTTAAAATCTGATACGTCAGATGCGGGGTTTTGCGGATAATGTCAAACGTTTCGAGCCGAAACGAATCGATATCCTTGTGAAAGAAATCCGTCAATGACGAGGTGAATACTTTGGCCGGTTCTTTCAAGCGCAACGGCAAATTGAACGCGCCACCCGATTTGACGGACGTCTGAGAAACCAGTTCGGGATTATGCCGCGTACCGTTCAATGATTCGCGGTACATGTAGCAGAATTCACATTCGGATACTTTCTCGCCGGTAGTGGGGTGTTTATCGTAAACTTTATGACAGCCCCGGGCAATGTTCCAGGTTATATCTGTCCAGGAAATAGCAGTGTTGATACCCATTACTTGTTTCTTGATTTTGGTTTGGGAGTTGCAGCGGGCACCGAACCCGGTTTGCCGAGTATTTCGCGAATCGCATCTAAGCGCATCGCCCTATCGGTTTCGCTCATATCAGGGATGGGCTTTGAGTCTTGGAGGACAATCAGCCACAGGTGCAGTTGACCGACGCTGTACATGCTTTTGAGGTAAGCGATCAGATTGGCTTTGTCAGCGCCGGTCAGGTTGGGTTTAGCCATTACTCGTCGGTACTTTCGCCCGTATCGGAATTCTCGTCAGCGCCCGTTTGCTCGTCCGGATTCGGGCTTTCGGGCTCCATCGCGCTCAGCACCGATTCCAGTTCTTTGATTTTGGCGCTGATCTCAACGCCTTGATCAATGGCGTGGTCCTGATCGTCAACGTCGGCGAGCGCCTTCATTTTGTCGCGCCAGAAATTCAGCTCCCGGATTAAGTGTGCGTACTGAGCAGGATTGGTTTCGGCGGTACCGGCTGCTTCGGGTGTCGGATCGGTAG contains the following coding sequences:
- a CDS encoding putative Ig domain-containing protein, whose protein sequence is MKKLLAVLPVLLALSAATVRPTLSFRSQSDSLPAGTRISFEIAVPGDPTPTKFSYVVPAPADKPTPSPVVVPDKNSLSVAQVISGQSARVGEPFSFVIPVGTFSGNVTGVDVSDLPAGLRYDSKTRTISGTPTKADKRTVTVTASDGTRIVQTSFSLSFSAKDVPIIDTPIPDDKQSTGVPTIPPIPVSGLAQRYPVAFNFSSSPNRINRMQAPLSPEYRDGWKMKQTEIVTGGNGGIIETPDELRKRGQNWFNACWFYCRDDRPYGLPKSTDNLFYEYTGNYWGPYHQNAYLAVVTDLTKIGNDCILRLAGWNSVPENGLIDGVATVKEAHFNIEYNWFLPSDWEKLNGDQRNVRYFNYAINQTESLQETYNRGGIEAIVSAQHQKFRNIIALSVLYLNRNNNGMKAFYGDFWGLSRYHDLANWNEPVSATELLTRDVNDHGLFPYANEEANAGTISLNNGQSFYVSGNLNAMQMRRNCYNYEWNVFMSYKDFQDYFAVTKDAPAEQKDIRKWHSKMRPNLTRPYDMAYHILLDKTIAAKKGWSDYKEYWQNEHIYEHQIIVPDWPGEPWKAAQGAWVPWTLYDGNTANSPTKIPLHPEVQTNLVFLSRMHYDGKFTWGNGCCSRLNPDGMYGENLNGSVHSVSREAEQSALSEINQYNETVFTADKRQHIGDIPVLTPSGQYVTGDPSVLLRANAPLVTGVDSPSTGWELYYIYYPNQSRDGQTTVRWKSPVDGAELSGVATGWGGTLYARKR
- a CDS encoding CHAP domain-containing protein; the encoded protein is MSTELINKALAVAASQVGVTEKPLNSNRGPQVDLYLQSVGIYGPASWCAAFVHWCFLQAAKELGIDNPLVKTGGCWDHWRKCESKGAKRYTAAQVAKNPKLLKPGLLFVMDFGKGAGHTGFVLAIDGKRIVTIEGNTNTDGSRNGIGVFKRSRSIASINLGFIDYSGD
- a CDS encoding DUF5131 family protein; amino-acid sequence: MGINTAISWTDITWNIARGCHKVYDKHPTTGEKVSECEFCYMYRESLNGTRHNPELVSQTSVKSGGAFNLPLRLKEPAKVFTSSLTDFFHKDIDSFRLETFDIIRKTPHLTYQILTKRPGRIRLALELAYEQAMNQGSNNSGMLSLAYWLGEWLRGIPPANVWLGVSAGYQHTIDKRVPILLSVPANVHFVSIEPLLEKVDISKYLGAADGGLAWVIVGGESGNENGQYRYRPCQIEWILQVVDDCHKAGTSCWVKQLGTSLQKQYGFKARHATDPTEWPAYLQVQQFPL